The Lysinibacillus pakistanensis genome includes a window with the following:
- the proC gene encoding pyrroline-5-carboxylate reductase gives MKKILFIGAGSMAEALIQGWVNQKVFTAQEIYVTNRSDKERLQFLHESYGVNCLVDAEIFKQADLIILAMKPKDAIAAMDELKAKITEHSAILSILAGIAIQTITEHLGIRPVARVMPNTSATIGMSASGIAFSNEVTTEQRTTFLQLLEAVGSVIEVDEDQLHAVTALSGSGPAYIYYLMEAFEKVGTKVGLSKDTVRLLMTQTLAGTAEMLKQSVDEPDVLRRKVTSPGGTTEAGIKALEKYQFNEAIEACIKEAEARSRSLANSK, from the coding sequence ATGAAGAAAATACTATTTATCGGTGCAGGCTCAATGGCAGAGGCATTGATTCAGGGCTGGGTTAACCAAAAGGTATTTACAGCACAAGAAATTTATGTCACCAATCGCTCAGATAAAGAACGCTTACAATTTTTGCATGAATCATATGGTGTCAATTGCTTAGTTGATGCAGAAATTTTTAAACAAGCAGACTTAATTATATTAGCAATGAAGCCAAAGGATGCTATTGCGGCAATGGATGAGTTGAAAGCGAAAATCACAGAGCACTCAGCCATCCTCTCTATTTTAGCAGGTATAGCTATTCAAACCATCACAGAGCATTTAGGCATACGTCCAGTTGCTCGAGTTATGCCTAATACTTCAGCCACAATCGGGATGTCGGCTAGTGGTATTGCCTTCAGTAACGAAGTGACTACTGAACAGCGTACGACTTTCTTACAATTGCTCGAGGCAGTTGGTTCGGTCATTGAAGTAGATGAGGATCAATTACATGCTGTAACGGCTCTTTCAGGTAGTGGTCCTGCTTATATCTATTATTTAATGGAGGCATTTGAAAAAGTCGGCACAAAGGTTGGTCTTTCAAAGGATACCGTACGACTATTAATGACACAAACACTGGCAGGGACTGCTGAAATGCTGAAGCAATCTGTTGATGAGCCGGATGTACTACGCAGAAAGGTGACTAGTCCAGGGGGCACGACAGAAGCCGGGATTAAAGCGCTTGAAAAATATCAATTTAATGAGGCAATTGAAGCATGTATTAAAGAAGCAGAGGCTCGGTCTCGTTCACTTGCAAATAGTAAGTAA
- the namA gene encoding NADPH dehydrogenase NamA produces MTKLFEPYQLQSITLKNRVVMAPMCMYSAQDDGLVTPFHQVHYATRAAGQVGLIILEATGIVPEGRISNKDLGIWDDAHIEGLRQLVNGMKAYGAKTGIQLAHAGRKATVEGEIFAPSAIAFSDAYQTPTEMTIEDIEYVIEAFKKAAVRAAKAGFDVLEIHGAHGYLISEFLSPATNKRTDLYGGSQENRYRILRQVIDAIRSVWEGPLLVRVSAEDYAADGTTMEDFIVFSRWMKSQGVDLVDVSTGGVVQAHINIFPGYQVPHAEAIKHGAEIPTGAVGLITTAIQAEEILQNNRADLIFLARVLLREPYWPLHAAKDLGEDIQPPVQYVRGW; encoded by the coding sequence TTGACTAAATTATTCGAACCTTATCAACTACAGTCTATCACTTTAAAAAATCGTGTTGTGATGGCACCAATGTGTATGTATTCTGCTCAGGATGATGGACTTGTCACGCCTTTTCATCAAGTTCATTATGCAACACGAGCTGCGGGTCAAGTAGGTTTAATCATTCTTGAAGCAACAGGTATTGTCCCAGAAGGTCGTATCTCCAATAAAGATCTTGGCATTTGGGATGATGCCCATATCGAAGGCTTACGTCAATTAGTCAATGGAATGAAGGCATATGGAGCAAAAACTGGTATTCAGTTAGCACATGCCGGACGCAAAGCAACTGTGGAGGGAGAAATTTTTGCCCCTTCAGCTATTGCCTTTAGTGATGCCTATCAAACGCCAACTGAAATGACTATAGAAGACATTGAATATGTTATAGAAGCATTTAAGAAAGCCGCTGTTCGTGCTGCTAAAGCTGGCTTTGATGTCCTTGAAATTCATGGAGCACACGGCTACCTTATTAGTGAATTTTTATCACCAGCAACTAATAAGCGGACTGATTTGTATGGAGGGTCACAGGAAAATCGATACCGTATATTACGTCAAGTGATTGATGCCATTCGTAGTGTATGGGAGGGTCCTTTACTTGTACGTGTATCTGCAGAAGATTATGCAGCAGATGGAACGACAATGGAAGACTTTATCGTCTTTAGCCGCTGGATGAAATCACAGGGTGTTGATTTAGTGGATGTTTCTACAGGAGGCGTCGTGCAAGCACATATTAATATTTTTCCTGGCTACCAAGTACCTCATGCTGAAGCGATTAAACATGGTGCTGAAATACCAACAGGCGCAGTTGGTCTGATTACAACAGCTATTCAGGCAGAGGAAATCTTACAAAATAATCGTGCTGACTTAATTTTCTTAGCTCGTGTTCTTCTGCGTGAGCCATATTGGCCATTACACGCAGCCAAGGATTTAGGAGAAGACATTCAACCACCAGTGCAATACGTACGTGGTTGGTAA
- a CDS encoding DUF1450 domain-containing protein codes for MVFSIFKKKKEPQQLKNRVEFCITNLSLGSADAYDVLVERSDIEIEESGCTSHCEICEQGIFAIVNGEIVTADDAESLVQAVDEEIKQNPLY; via the coding sequence ATGGTATTTTCTATTTTTAAAAAAAAGAAAGAGCCACAGCAATTGAAAAATAGAGTAGAGTTTTGCATCACAAATTTATCATTGGGTTCAGCAGATGCTTATGATGTATTAGTTGAAAGATCTGATATTGAAATTGAAGAATCTGGCTGTACATCTCATTGTGAAATTTGTGAGCAAGGGATCTTTGCCATCGTCAATGGAGAAATTGTAACTGCAGACGATGCAGAGTCGTTAGTGCAGGCAGTTGATGAAGAAATTAAACAAAATCCTCTTTATTGA
- a CDS encoding DUF7716 domain-containing protein: MTEEKMNLLSISDVLSHPKRNPETWFYLPPNLKEWNLNTRGIFSLDSFDFPPNSDDFLPEQAKKNGWIETLDGAGIEDVIDNVNNQFENPSLDQLFQAFLYYFENDAFLVFKK; this comes from the coding sequence ATGACGGAAGAAAAGATGAATTTATTGAGTATTAGTGATGTGTTATCACATCCAAAGAGAAATCCAGAGACTTGGTTTTATCTACCTCCAAATTTAAAAGAATGGAATTTAAATACAAGAGGAATATTTTCACTAGATAGCTTTGATTTTCCGCCCAATTCAGATGATTTTTTACCAGAACAAGCGAAAAAAAATGGTTGGATAGAAACATTGGATGGTGCAGGTATTGAAGATGTAATTGACAATGTAAATAATCAGTTTGAAAATCCATCACTAGATCAGCTATTCCAAGCGTTCCTTTATTACTTTGAAAATGATGCATTTTTAGTTTTTAAGAAATAA
- a CDS encoding sensor histidine kinase: MWIVAIVVIVGLLFYIFYIQRQIRLMNIQLSQRLHEQYTQPISVELVNKEINQLVANINRILIESQKSRSYIKREEKYYKEMISNISHDFRTPLTAIKGYQQMLLKEPLTEKQLAKLGVAQKHVGRLEQLLATFFEYSYLHSNEDQPKKDRINISNIVFEEIAGAFAQFEQQGIAVTLPNYEPLIINSDEEMLLRIVQNLVRNSIMHAQGDVTIKMWLEEEHAYICFQNPIDENIQLNPNQLFDRFYTTDNSRRKNTGLGLSIVKLLAEKLGGNVAAKIENGMIEFLVCLKKNL; the protein is encoded by the coding sequence ATGTGGATTGTGGCAATTGTAGTCATTGTAGGATTATTGTTTTATATTTTTTATATACAAAGGCAAATACGATTGATGAACATACAATTGTCACAACGTCTACATGAGCAATATACGCAGCCAATTAGCGTAGAGCTAGTAAACAAAGAAATAAATCAACTAGTGGCAAATATAAATCGCATATTGATAGAATCGCAGAAATCAAGGTCGTATATTAAACGGGAGGAAAAATACTATAAAGAAATGATTTCAAACATTTCTCATGATTTTCGTACGCCACTAACTGCGATAAAGGGCTATCAACAAATGCTTTTAAAAGAACCATTAACAGAAAAGCAGCTTGCAAAGCTTGGAGTCGCACAAAAACATGTTGGAAGACTAGAGCAATTATTAGCAACCTTTTTTGAATATTCCTATTTGCATAGTAATGAAGATCAACCCAAAAAGGATCGTATTAATATATCAAACATCGTATTTGAAGAAATTGCTGGTGCCTTTGCACAATTTGAACAACAAGGAATAGCCGTCACCTTACCTAATTATGAGCCGCTCATTATTAACTCTGATGAAGAAATGCTTTTACGCATTGTGCAAAACCTAGTACGAAATAGCATCATGCATGCGCAAGGTGATGTCACGATCAAGATGTGGTTAGAAGAAGAACATGCATATATCTGTTTTCAAAATCCGATTGACGAAAATATTCAACTAAATCCTAACCAGCTCTTTGATCGATTTTATACAACAGACAATTCCAGACGTAAAAACACTGGTCTAGGACTTTCTATTGTCAAGCTGCTTGCAGAAAAACTAGGTGGAAATGTAGCGGCTAAAATAGAAAATGGAATGATTGAGTTTTTAGTGTGTTTAAAAAAGAATTTGTAA
- a CDS encoding ABC transporter permease — protein MFNLVRAYLYKTTKSKIFWVLLALTTCSATAMFSIAYGIGNNSINESISNVGFLLSDMNTMSIVGAVLATTLICSDFDTKNIHHPIISGFARNQIVISKAIVFWILLIVLVSPYIIVTIIGLSMDSTFSMGGKAAGFLSILTSTTSGSFGEYVTIMCTMTIVYLAQLTTCILLAFALRKSVLVVAAYYMLSMFFGQVASFQDSFEMIDKVLSFTPYSAEYLTINLSMSKGDIISAVSICIIFIVVIIYLTFMTFRKAEIK, from the coding sequence ATGTTTAATTTAGTACGTGCTTACCTCTATAAAACAACTAAATCCAAAATATTTTGGGTCTTACTGGCTCTTACAACATGTTCTGCAACAGCAATGTTTAGTATTGCCTATGGGATTGGCAATAACTCAATAAATGAAAGCATTAGCAACGTTGGTTTTCTACTATCTGATATGAATACGATGTCAATAGTAGGCGCAGTACTTGCTACTACACTAATTTGTTCAGATTTTGATACAAAAAATATTCATCATCCAATTATAAGCGGCTTTGCAAGAAACCAAATTGTCATAAGTAAAGCGATTGTTTTCTGGATATTACTTATTGTTCTTGTAAGCCCGTATATCATCGTGACAATAATTGGTTTATCAATGGACAGCACGTTTAGCATGGGTGGGAAAGCAGCAGGTTTTTTAAGCATTCTAACTTCGACTACTAGTGGTAGCTTTGGTGAATACGTAACAATAATGTGCACAATGACTATAGTCTATCTTGCACAGTTAACGACTTGTATTTTACTTGCGTTTGCCTTAAGAAAATCGGTGCTTGTAGTAGCTGCGTATTACATGTTGTCCATGTTCTTTGGGCAGGTCGCTAGTTTTCAGGATTCATTTGAGATGATAGATAAAGTATTATCTTTCACACCATATTCAGCGGAGTATCTTACGATTAATTTAAGCATGAGTAAAGGTGATATAATTTCGGCCGTTTCCATTTGTATCATCTTTATAGTAGTAATTATATACTTAACATTCATGACATTTAGAAAAGCAGAAATCAAGTAA
- a CDS encoding ATP-binding cassette domain-containing protein translates to MGETILKTNQLKKTYKKHTVLHDVSIELKEGRIYGLIGENGAGKSTLMKIISGISFQTEGSFELFGKSSDKEIQLQRKRIASMIEQPAISPDMTAKGNLKYHRLMRGIPNEELEDEILQLVGLASTNNKKAKHFSLGMKQRLGIAIALLTNPELLILDEPVNGLDPIGVVEIRQLLTRLCEERQMTILISSHNLPELYQTTTDYIIIHKGKIMKQMTQQQLDEECRHYIRIGCTAPEQCAHVLETNLKTQNFQVMPNKTIKLYDFLEDLGDVSTALFENGVTLTEFSLQGDTLENYFLTLIGGVHHV, encoded by the coding sequence ATGGGAGAAACCATATTAAAAACAAATCAATTAAAGAAAACATATAAAAAGCATACAGTACTTCACGACGTATCAATCGAATTAAAAGAAGGACGTATTTATGGGCTTATTGGTGAAAACGGTGCGGGTAAATCGACCTTAATGAAGATTATTTCAGGAATTAGTTTTCAAACAGAAGGTTCATTTGAGTTATTTGGAAAATCATCTGACAAGGAAATACAGCTGCAACGAAAACGTATTGCCAGCATGATTGAACAACCAGCGATTAGCCCTGATATGACTGCAAAAGGTAACCTTAAATATCATCGTTTAATGCGGGGGATTCCGAATGAGGAGCTAGAGGATGAAATACTGCAATTGGTTGGATTGGCGAGTACCAACAATAAGAAAGCTAAGCATTTTTCACTAGGCATGAAACAACGTTTAGGCATTGCTATTGCGTTATTAACTAACCCAGAGTTATTGATTTTAGATGAGCCAGTGAATGGGTTAGATCCTATAGGTGTTGTTGAAATTCGTCAGCTTTTAACACGGCTTTGTGAAGAGCGACAGATGACAATTTTAATTTCGAGTCATAATTTACCGGAACTTTATCAAACAACAACTGATTATATCATTATTCATAAAGGGAAAATTATGAAACAAATGACGCAACAACAGCTCGACGAAGAATGTAGACATTATATTCGCATTGGTTGTACAGCTCCCGAACAATGTGCACATGTATTAGAAACAAATCTTAAAACACAAAATTTTCAAGTCATGCCAAATAAAACGATTAAATTGTATGATTTCTTAGAGGATCTTGGGGACGTATCAACCGCCTTATTTGAAAATGGGGTAACACTTACGGAATTTAGTCTACAAGGAGACACATTAGAGAACTATTTCCTTACGTTAATTGGAGGTGTGCACCATGTTTAA
- a CDS encoding response regulator transcription factor, whose translation MIILRILMVEDHEDVNAMLTELFEQANYQVTSVMDGVEGYRAFLQNEFDIVLLDIMLPYKSGDELLKEIRAISDVPVVMISAKDLVSTKIDLLRLGADDYITKPFDLGEVLARIESILRRVKKQATPMKQLQYKDIVLDDVAKRVTVSGEEVLLTAKEYLLLELFMTNQEKVFTKANLYESIWQEEYLGDEHIIKIHISNLRHKLKTKNPQADYIETLRGLGYRLHP comes from the coding sequence GTGATTATATTGAGAATTTTAATGGTTGAGGATCATGAAGATGTAAATGCGATGTTAACCGAATTGTTTGAGCAAGCAAATTATCAGGTAACAAGTGTGATGGATGGAGTAGAAGGTTACCGGGCATTTCTACAAAATGAGTTTGATATTGTGCTTCTTGATATTATGCTTCCCTATAAAAGTGGGGATGAATTATTAAAAGAAATTCGCGCTATTTCAGATGTACCTGTTGTTATGATTTCAGCAAAAGATTTAGTGTCTACTAAAATCGATTTGCTTCGTTTAGGAGCGGATGATTATATTACGAAACCATTTGACCTTGGTGAGGTTCTTGCCCGTATTGAATCGATATTACGTCGTGTTAAAAAACAAGCTACACCTATGAAGCAGTTGCAATACAAGGATATAGTACTGGATGATGTCGCTAAGCGAGTTACAGTGAGTGGTGAAGAGGTCTTGCTTACTGCAAAGGAATATTTATTGCTCGAATTATTTATGACAAATCAAGAGAAAGTATTCACGAAAGCAAATTTATATGAATCCATTTGGCAGGAAGAATATTTAGGGGATGAACATATTATTAAAATCCATATTAGTAATCTTCGACATAAATTAAAGACAAAAAATCCACAAGCGGATTATATCGAGACGCTTCGTGGGCTTGGTTATCGTTTACATCCATAA
- a CDS encoding NADPH-dependent FMN reductase, with product MKIVALAGSIVGSKTKTAICKVVDILQEKYPAHEVTLLDLADYNMVFSDGRNYFEYDGDTKYVTETIMAADALIIGTPTFQASIPATLKNIFDLLPVNAFRDKVVSMVVTAGTAKHYLMIEQQVKPILAYMKAHIVPTYVFIEEKDFLRKEIVNDDILFRLERLVEDTVMVTDAFTEIRAKKDAEYDF from the coding sequence ATGAAAATCGTCGCACTAGCTGGTTCAATTGTCGGCTCAAAAACGAAAACAGCCATTTGTAAAGTTGTTGACATTTTACAAGAAAAGTATCCAGCGCATGAGGTAACATTGCTTGATCTTGCTGATTACAATATGGTATTTAGTGATGGACGTAATTATTTTGAATATGATGGGGATACAAAATATGTAACAGAAACCATTATGGCCGCGGATGCCTTGATTATTGGTACACCTACATTTCAAGCATCAATCCCAGCAACATTAAAAAATATTTTTGATCTGCTCCCTGTGAATGCCTTTCGTGATAAGGTGGTGAGTATGGTTGTTACAGCAGGTACAGCTAAGCATTATCTCATGATTGAGCAGCAAGTAAAGCCAATTCTAGCCTATATGAAGGCACATATCGTCCCAACCTATGTATTTATAGAGGAAAAGGATTTTTTAAGGAAGGAAATCGTCAATGATGATATCCTTTTCCGACTAGAACGTTTAGTGGAGGATACAGTAATGGTGACAGATGCATTCACTGAAATTCGCGCTAAAAAAGATGCAGAATATGATTTCTAA
- a CDS encoding LLM class flavin-dependent oxidoreductase, with amino-acid sequence MEKYRIDQSKGIEFGLYSLGDHIPNPLTGTRISAQQRIQELIEASQLAEQAGIDVFGVGESHQSYFTTQAHTVVLGAIAQATSTIKLASSATVLSVSDPVRVYEDFATIDLISDGRAEIVAGRGSRVGVYHLLGVDLQDYEEIFEEKLELLKKINEEELITWEGQYRAPLHNAQILPQPKNGSLPIWRAVGGPPASAIKAGYMGIPMMLTTLGGPAVNFKPSVDAYREAAERNGFDPTKLPVATTSLFYVADSTKEALQGMYPHLNGGFQAIRGGGYPKQQFAQAPDTRDALMVGSKEQIIEKLLYQYELYGMQRFMAQIDFGGVPFEKLMKNIEIIGNDIIPAIKKHTAK; translated from the coding sequence ATGGAAAAATATCGTATTGATCAATCAAAGGGAATTGAATTTGGACTCTATTCATTAGGAGACCATATCCCAAATCCATTAACGGGGACTCGTATTTCTGCACAGCAGCGTATACAGGAGCTAATTGAAGCAAGTCAGTTAGCAGAGCAAGCAGGGATTGATGTATTTGGTGTAGGTGAAAGTCATCAATCTTATTTTACAACACAAGCACATACGGTTGTTTTAGGTGCAATTGCACAAGCTACGTCAACAATCAAATTAGCAAGCTCTGCAACAGTATTGAGTGTCTCTGATCCAGTACGTGTTTATGAGGATTTTGCGACAATCGATCTAATCTCAGATGGGCGTGCAGAAATTGTGGCTGGGCGCGGCTCTCGTGTAGGGGTATATCATTTATTGGGGGTTGACCTACAAGACTATGAAGAAATCTTTGAGGAGAAATTAGAGCTGCTGAAAAAAATCAACGAAGAGGAACTTATAACATGGGAAGGTCAATATCGAGCACCCCTGCACAATGCTCAAATTTTACCGCAACCGAAAAACGGTTCTTTACCAATTTGGCGAGCCGTTGGTGGTCCTCCTGCAAGTGCCATAAAGGCAGGCTATATGGGCATACCCATGATGTTAACAACATTAGGAGGTCCTGCTGTGAATTTTAAGCCCTCTGTAGATGCCTACAGAGAAGCAGCAGAGCGCAATGGCTTTGATCCTACCAAGCTACCAGTTGCTACAACTAGTCTATTTTATGTTGCTGACTCGACGAAAGAAGCCTTACAAGGAATGTATCCACATCTTAATGGGGGATTCCAGGCAATTCGTGGCGGAGGTTATCCAAAGCAACAATTTGCACAAGCTCCAGATACACGTGATGCGCTTATGGTTGGTAGTAAGGAACAAATCATTGAAAAATTACTCTATCAATATGAGCTATATGGTATGCAGCGATTTATGGCACAAATAGACTTTGGTGGCGTACCATTCGAAAAATTAATGAAAAATATAGAAATCATTGGCAACGATATAATACCTGCAATCAAAAAACATACAGCAAAATAA
- a CDS encoding serine hydrolase, whose amino-acid sequence MEEHKYVYFLDGVKGDGGIKSTVDDLLKWERAIYNNELVSEQTKESIIDPVFIKGEAANGYCPCLHEDFGGYGLGWKIENHPQYKKIILHEGYWAGYYSGLISYKDRNKAIIMLNNLDFTDNELNKIPYLLTLTLEKILFGEKAGVQVFEQLIISNR is encoded by the coding sequence ATGGAAGAACATAAGTATGTTTACTTCCTTGATGGTGTTAAAGGTGATGGCGGTATAAAATCCACTGTAGATGATCTGCTAAAATGGGAGCGTGCTATTTATAATAATGAACTGGTATCAGAACAAACAAAGGAAAGTATTATAGATCCAGTTTTCATTAAAGGAGAAGCTGCTAATGGGTATTGTCCTTGTTTGCACGAAGATTTCGGGGGATATGGACTTGGGTGGAAAATAGAGAACCATCCTCAATATAAGAAGATTATTCTTCACGAAGGATATTGGGCAGGTTATTATTCAGGGTTAATTAGTTACAAGGATCGTAACAAAGCTATAATAATGCTAAATAACTTAGACTTTACGGATAACGAATTAAACAAGATACCATATTTGTTAACTCTTACGTTAGAGAAGATTTTATTCGGTGAAAAAGCAGGAGTACAAGTGTTTGAACAATTAATCATATCAAATCGTTAG
- a CDS encoding serine hydrolase domain-containing protein: MNGQNLKRKELDKVLDFLEQNRLFSGVVLLAEEGKTFYKRAIGKRTNSSQHSIDAVFDIASISKSFTAMAIMILIEEKKLQLDDNLKKFFPFLSYENITIKNLLNHTSELLDYTEWFEDPGNWDPNRIATNKDVVKFLKDEKPEVLFPANEKWEYCNTGYVLLAEIIEMVSKMGYGEFLQKRIFTPCKYVQYINAFAIS, encoded by the coding sequence ATGAATGGACAAAATTTGAAACGTAAAGAACTAGATAAGGTATTAGACTTCTTAGAACAAAATAGGTTATTTAGCGGGGTTGTATTATTAGCTGAGGAAGGTAAAACATTTTACAAGAGAGCTATTGGCAAGAGAACTAACTCAAGTCAACATTCAATTGATGCAGTCTTTGATATTGCCTCAATTTCTAAGAGCTTCACAGCAATGGCAATTATGATATTAATTGAGGAGAAAAAACTTCAGCTAGATGATAATCTTAAAAAATTTTTCCCTTTTCTTTCTTATGAAAATATAACTATTAAAAATCTGTTAAATCATACCTCTGAACTTCTAGATTACACGGAATGGTTTGAAGATCCAGGTAACTGGGACCCTAATAGAATTGCAACGAATAAAGATGTAGTTAAATTTTTGAAAGATGAAAAGCCAGAAGTGTTATTCCCCGCGAATGAAAAGTGGGAGTATTGTAATACTGGGTATGTATTACTTGCAGAAATCATAGAAATGGTTTCTAAAATGGGGTACGGAGAGTTTTTACAGAAAAGAATATTCACACCTTGTAAATATGTTCAATACATCAACGCATTCGCAATTTCTTGA
- a CDS encoding YjdJ family protein, with the protein MFKYILQLIIGIFILAVSTFIAWYEGSAIIDNSLEWKYSTPFTDLFNIDITNGRDISQLDYFVYSAKFQPLFPTIMMVCVLYILSVIGYYLIKRNTKWAIGFWGLTGCICILLSGLIFNSPTIGGRIFFGMTFISGILSMAITVIVWLRNSKHYLIVKTKSL; encoded by the coding sequence TTGTTTAAGTATATATTGCAACTTATAATTGGAATTTTTATTTTAGCTGTATCAACATTTATTGCTTGGTATGAGGGAAGTGCCATTATAGATAATTCTTTAGAATGGAAGTATTCAACACCGTTTACAGATTTATTTAACATTGATATTACAAATGGGCGTGATATTAGCCAACTTGATTATTTTGTTTATTCAGCTAAATTCCAGCCATTATTCCCTACTATTATGATGGTTTGTGTACTCTACATTCTGAGTGTAATTGGCTATTATCTAATAAAACGCAATACTAAATGGGCTATTGGCTTTTGGGGATTAACAGGTTGTATATGTATATTACTTAGTGGTTTAATTTTTAATTCACCAACTATTGGAGGGAGAATTTTTTTCGGGATGACTTTTATAAGTGGAATTTTAAGTATGGCAATTACTGTTATAGTATGGTTAAGAAATTCCAAGCATTATCTGATTGTTAAAACGAAAAGTTTGTGA
- a CDS encoding RNA polymerase sigma factor codes for MSYIIRLIKKAQKGNEKAFLKLFQMYEADIYRMAFVYLKNEEEALDIVQETAYKAFDKIESLKEPAYIKTWLIKITISNSLNRLKKLEKIVPMQNEYIDNIQFEQGDHTVKVLLQQILEELTSDEKGIVLLKYYEGYTFQEIADMLQIPLGTVKSILYRALKKLRVQVEEADFYG; via the coding sequence GTGAGTTACATTATTCGTTTAATTAAAAAAGCTCAAAAAGGAAATGAAAAAGCCTTTTTAAAACTTTTTCAAATGTATGAAGCAGATATATATCGAATGGCATTTGTTTATTTAAAGAACGAAGAGGAGGCTCTAGATATTGTACAAGAAACTGCTTATAAAGCGTTCGATAAAATTGAAAGCTTAAAAGAACCTGCGTACATTAAAACATGGCTTATTAAGATTACCATTAGTAATTCACTGAATCGGTTAAAAAAGCTAGAAAAGATTGTGCCTATGCAAAATGAATACATAGACAATATACAGTTTGAACAGGGTGACCATACCGTTAAAGTCTTGCTACAACAGATATTAGAAGAATTAACAAGCGATGAAAAAGGAATTGTATTACTGAAATATTACGAGGGCTATACTTTTCAAGAAATTGCAGACATGCTCCAAATCCCATTAGGAACAGTAAAGTCCATCCTATATCGTGCATTGAAAAAGTTACGTGTTCAAGTAGAGGAGGCAGATTTTTATGGATAA